The Candidatus Methylomirabilota bacterium genome segment CGGTTCTCCCGGGCGTCGGGGGCCAGGCCGAGCATGGCGGACAGGAGCTGGAAGACGACACCGGCGGTCCAGGCCTGCGGCGAGCAGGCGACCGGATAGCGGGTAGGCCCGTACTCGGGCACCCGGGGAAAGCCGCAGAAGAGCTCCGGCATGCGGAGATCCTCGAACTGCAGGACCGCTTCGAGCAGCCCGGAGGCGAGGGTCACGAACGGGTCCGTGAGGCCGTAGCGGCGCAGCCCGACCGCCGCGATGGCCGTGTCGTGGGGCCAGACCGAGCCGTTGTGGTAGCTCATGGGGTTGTAGAGGCGTTCGCGGGCGGAGAGGGTGCGGAGCCCCCAGCCGGAGAACATGTCGCTGGACATCAGCCGCTTGGCCACCGCCTCGGCCCGCGCCTCGGTGACGATTCCCATCCAGAGACAGTGGCCCGGGTTGGAGGAGATGACCCGGCACGGCTGGCCTTCGCCGTCGAGCGCCAGGGCGTAGAAGGCTTCGTCTTCCAGCCAGAGGTCGCGCTCGAACCGCTGTCGCAGCAGGCGCGCGCCCTCACGGAGGGCCGGCCCCACTTCCGCGCGCCCGATGCCTTCCGCCAGCTCGGCCGCCCCCAGCAGAGCCGCGTACTTGTAGGCCTGCGCCTCGACCAGGGCAATGGGAGCCGCCGCCAGCTGGCCGGAGGCATGCATCACGGCGTCCTGGGCATCCTTCCAGCCCTGGTTGTCGAGGCCGCGCGGGGAGCGGCGATGGTACTTCAGGTACCCGTCGGCGTCCGGGGCGCCGGGGCCGGCCATCCACCGGAGCGCCCGCTCGAGCGCGGGCCAGAGCTCGCGCACGAGTCCCACGTCCCCCGTCCACTTGAAGTACTCGGCCAGGAGGATCACGAAGAGCGGCGTGGCGTCGACCGACCCGTAGTAGGGGATGAACACGATCTCTCGGCAGGCGGCCAGCTCGCCGCGCCGATACTCGTGGAGGATCTTGCCGGGCTCCTGGTCCGTGAAGTCGTCGTCCCTCGTCCCCTGAAAGGACGCCAGGAAGCGGAGGGTGCCGCGGGCAATCTCGGGCGCAAACGGCAGCACCTGGAGGGCGGTGATGAGGCTGTCGCGGCCGAACGGCGCCACGTACCAGGGGATCCCGGCGTAGGGGATGAAGCCGTGCGGGGTGCGGGTGAGGAGCATGCGGAGGTCCGTGCGGGCGCGCGTGATCCAGTGGTTGACCTGCTCGTGGTCGGTCTGGATCTGGGTGGCTCGCCGAGCGACCTCGTCATGGTCCGTCCGGCGC includes the following:
- a CDS encoding amylo-alpha-1,6-glucosidase, whose product is MTRHLPDDDLTVGDRYYILASSVAADLPKLVLKHDNGFLVADRRGDFPRLPGSEFGFYVEDTRFLQQFDLRVHEQRPLLLNAAVSEEALQLAVDLTNPDVSENGHLVLQGRTIRLARRLTLHGRQLYQTLTLENFSGDSQELTLSWHFGADFADVFEVRGLVRDRRGIVLPPEYDRSTVRFAYQGLDEVLRTTYLAFDPEPAELGGGVARYRLSMPSGGTVELSVTISAVRGPQARPPSLHLGEVLTQRRTDHDEVARRATQIQTDHEQVNHWITRARTDLRMLLTRTPHGFIPYAGIPWYVAPFGRDSLITALQVLPFAPEIARGTLRFLASFQGTRDDDFTDQEPGKILHEYRRGELAACREIVFIPYYGSVDATPLFVILLAEYFKWTGDVGLVRELWPALERALRWMAGPGAPDADGYLKYHRRSPRGLDNQGWKDAQDAVMHASGQLAAAPIALVEAQAYKYAALLGAAELAEGIGRAEVGPALREGARLLRQRFERDLWLEDEAFYALALDGEGQPCRVISSNPGHCLWMGIVTEARAEAVAKRLMSSDMFSGWGLRTLSARERLYNPMSYHNGSVWPHDTAIAAVGLRRYGLTDPFVTLASGLLEAVLQFEDLRMPELFCGFPRVPEYGPTRYPVACSPQAWTAGVVFQLLSAMLGLAPDARENR